Genomic DNA from Chaetodon trifascialis isolate fChaTrf1 chromosome 19, fChaTrf1.hap1, whole genome shotgun sequence:
TTCCTGAAAGAGCCTCTCACTCACAGTGCTTTGATAACAGTTTTGATGTCACTCCTGTGACGACATTTATCCtctaaaaatacatgaaaagcatcagaaaagctggtgtttttttgttcaaagGGGAATAAACTTTAACAAACCTCCACGTCTCCTCCCGCGGAGCGACGCTCAGCTCCCCGCCGCCGTCCCTGCACCATGAAGCGGCCGTGTGAGGACAGCAGCTCGGCAGAAAGCGACGTGGAGGAGACCATCGATGTGGGCAGTGAGAGCGTTTATCCCGGGTGAGTTAGGAGGCAACATGACCGATTCCTTCATCGTATTTCCCAGTGAAAAGCTGCAGCGGCTGATGATTAAATCTGTCTGTAATATGTCAGATGTGTTATGTTGTTCATGCATGACAAAAGTCTGCAGAGCATCGCTTTTCATCGTGATATTTCCACTTgctttatttcaaaatattcacattataGCTCTCATACTGTATTACAAATGTTAAAAGGTGAAGCTATAAGTATAATTAAATTCAGTCAGTTACCTGCTGCCCTTTGAAAAGCACTTTATTTGATTTTAAGCTTCCTTTAACATGCAGTAGAGGCTGTTCTCATCTTGTAAATTAAAGTTAATCAACAAGCAATAACAATAACACTTCGACTAAAACTGCAGTATTCGTACCAGGaaagtttatttattcacatttatcAACAGTTAAAGCCTTAATAATGGCCTCACATGATTATTATATATGTTATTATTAGTCAATTATTACTGATGAACGAGTGaatgaggtggagctcattttgattTACATGCTGTTTGAATGTTGAAACTATAATGATGAATCATATGTtacaaacaaatgagaaatatgTTGTTATTACAAATaagctgttaaataaatgtggtggagtaaaaagtacaagatttgcctctgagatgttgTAGAGGAGAACTATAAAGTAGcgtaaaatggaaaaatgtacaagtacttcaaatttgtacttaattGCAGTACATGAGTAAGTGTATTTAGGCACACACTCCACAGCTGCAGGGAACATCTGGATGTGATGGCACAAAAACTTATTTTTCCTACAATATCCTGCACGACATTTGTCCCTGCATTAAATGTACACATTTGAAGTACTGGAAATAAAAGTTTTCTCCACTTTTCTTAgagtcagctgcagctcaaacacgTCTTTTTAATGTACTGATTCATTGTTCTATTTTTCAGGCACGTGAAGGCCTCCTATATAAGATGTGGATCACCGACCACGACCACTCAAGTGATGGCGAGGAAGAAGCGCAGAGGGGTAAAGTTACTGTGCCGGTTTTAAATCATGGACGAACAGTTCAGGGActgttctttcattctttccttcAATATGTCAGATTATCGAGAAGAGGCGCAGAGACAGAATCAACAACAGCCTGTCGGAGCTACGGAGGCTCGTCCCCACAGCGTTTGAGAAGCAGGTGAGACTCTGTTTGTCTCCACAGAAGCAGCACAGACATCCATCAGGGTTCTCACAGGATCCAGACAGAAGCAGGAAACAgactcctcactcctcactgtCCAACCACGAGCTAACGAGCACAAACGCTGACAGGGAGAAGCTGGCATTTGTCTGCAAACCTGCATCAAAACTGGATGGAAAAAacagctaataagctacaatgataataattatCATTTGAATGATAATGAACTTTAGCTGTATTACATCTTTCATATGAGAAATGCAGCTTCATGCACCAATGCTTCTTATAAAAACAGTGTCCCTCCCTCAAAGATCAGCGCAGTCGAGACGGTTTGTTGCTGTTCAGCAGCACAAATTCACAGGTTTACTCAAACTATTCGCCCAAAGTGGGAAAATCCATTCACTGCAGCGCTTGTCGTGACTTCCACTGCTTTAAATACTGGTATTTAGGCTTCTCCTCATTCTGATTAGCGCACCTGTCTGATTCAGAGCTGCTTTCACCTGTGTGGGTCTCACTCACTCTGATCACTCAGAGGTTTGTTCACCTGCAGCCTTTACAGCAGCTCCACGACTCGAGCAAACCAAGTCAGTGGAAGAGATTTCAAAATGTGCAGAAAACTCAATATAAAACAATCAAACTGATGTTGAAAGTATTGAACTGTGCTCCACTGTTGTGATTACTTCAGACTAAACTCATCTTGGTGGTTTGTGGTCACGATTTGCTTGAAATTGTGAATCCGAACGACAGAATTTTGTAAAACCAGGTGGTGCATCAAGGTGGCGTTCAGGTGCATCGTTTGTTCagcctctgctttgttttatcAGGGCTCAGCTAAACTGGAGAAGGCGGAGATTCTGCAGATGACTGTGGACcatctgaagctgctgcaggcgaCGGGAGGGAAAGGTAACGGGGACGTGTCTGCCGCCCGGAAATGAAAACCACTGAAAGTGCTCGTGCAGCGTTGTCAAAGTTCAGAGTGTCCAGAATCAGAGTCCTCAGGTCAGACTAAATAGCACAGACACTCATTCACACGTGTACTTTTCAAAGCACCTGTGTTAAAGATCTGCAGTCTGAACTAAGCCTTAGACCTCTAGACCAGCAGGACTCGAAGACCAAACCAACATACCGCTGCATGTAAAGCAGGGCTAACAGCTGGAGGACACATGACCGATGACAGCGACAAACTGACGAGGCCAAAGCGACTGCTGACTTGATCTGCCAGGTCTCTatgatgcgttcaggtgcagCTTTTAACAGAGGACGTGTCAGCGCTCGCTCTTTGAAGTTGGAGCATCAGTGCGGACGTGATGTCAGTCAAACACTCGGTTTAAATCGTGTGTGTGCGACAGAGGGAGGTGGCGAGTCCATGGGAAAATGCTGCAGGGATAAAAGCACCACTTGACCCCGAGCAGCGCTGTTTGCTTTCATAAAGCCGGCGGCCGGGGGGAGGACGcgtgagggagggggagaggaggtgagggtcAGTGTCGGCTGCGTTCACAGGCCGTCTCTCTGCAGCGTCTGTTTGGGTTCACCAGCGGCAGCAGCGTGTAGAGTCAGACAGAGCAAACAGTCAGCTGATCGCAGCAGGAAACATCCACAGTCAGACGTGAACAGGGTGAAGCAGATCAATGCGCCGATATTCAGAAAACAGGTGGAGGAATGTGACTCTGAGGCTGGTGTTACCACGTTTTATGTTCTTcgctgctgctcttcagttAGGTATTTATTGAAGTGCCGCTGTGACTTTTAAGTTTTGATTAAGCAGTTTTAATCAGCCTGTCTTTGTGGAACTTAGAACACAGTAtttcaccctctctctgtctgcagggtATTTCGATGCTCACGCTCTGGCCctggacttcctgtctctggGTTTCCGGGAGTGTGTGACGGAGGTTTCCCGCTACCTGAGTGCCGTTGAAGGCCTGGACTCTGGCGACCCGCTGCGCTCCCGCCTCCTCTCCCACCTCACCTCCTGCGCCTCGCAGCGTGACGCCGCCGCCCTCACCCTGACCTCCCATTCTCCAcatcaccagcaccaccaccagcagcctcACCCTTTACCTCACCCCTTCCACCCCCACCACTGGGCTGCTGCAGCCGCCGCCGTCGCCACCGCGGCTGCGTTTCGGCCTCTGCCGTACGGACTGAGCGGGCTTTCTGTttcagaagctggaggaggtggagcccCCCAGAGGCTGGTGGAGTTGTCACAACGCAGCTCAGCCTCCTCGTTTTCCTCCTACGCAgactccaccacctcctcctctccttcctcctcctcctcctcctcttcttcctcgtcTCTCATGCTCCCCTGCggccctgctcctctctccacctcccttctctccttctcagCGTCGTTTCCCATCACCCTCCACGGAGGGTTCCCCATcgttcctccctcctccttcatctccaccaccactaccaccagccctcccatctcctcttcctcatcctcctcctcctcctcccacactcctcacagcagcagcagtaaaccCTACAGGCCGTGGGGAACTGAGGTTGGAGCTTTCTGACCGTTTGActgatgtcactgcagactAACATCTGACCTGCTGACTGTTTTAACAGCCTGGAAACACTTTGACCACCAGTGAACAAAACACTTAACACTTGATCCGAGCAACTCGTTCTATTAACTCTTAACCTTTGAGgtgtttttgattgttttccACCTGCTGATTTCACAAAGTGACCAGTTACTCGACTGTGACCTCTCAAGACTCCAACTGTGTGATGGTGACACAACAGCTGTGGTTAACGTGTCTCATGCCAGAAAAAACTTTGATTTGATTGgtgcaaaccatttcaagatacaatcacaacagcagaTAGAACCAATACCACCAAGGAAGCATTTCCACAATTTCTCCATTATACCTCCAGTAAGCATGTAGTCATAGAGGAGATGTTGGTTTCAAAATGGCCGCTTGACGCTTCACTTTTTCCGATGAGGATCTTTACGTCATCTCTACAGCCAACAACAGCCAACCAGAGTCTGCGTCCAAAGCCAGTGCCTCATTCTCCTAATTCAATGAGGATATGCAGCTTCAGTGGGTAATTTACAGCTAAAACAAGGAACTCAGTGTTGTTACACAggtaaacaacaataaatataataaatgacCTAAATATGAAGACATAGAGACTCAATATAAGTATAGAAACCCTCCGTTTAAACATAGGTGGCCTGAATATAAAGATATATGATTTAGTACATGGCCTTCCTTTGGAAGAACGCCTTGACATGCTGTTAgataaacatgtaaaatactGTTTCTGTGGTATTGGTATTCATTTTATTGAGCTTGGACCAGGTGAAGGTTTCATGCTGTTGTGTCTCAGATAAAATCATCTGCAGGCATCCATTCGCAAAAATTTATATAAATCCAGGCAGAATAAAAGCcttctgtttcagtgtgttcaaacctCTTTTATACAGGAAACAGAAGGAGTTTTAACATGTTTTACTGAGTTCAACTGATGTGTTGTTTCTGGATTTACTCCACTTTAATCCCTGATTCTGGTCCTCTGAATATTGTGACCCAAAGTTTGCCTCTGAGATAATCAATTCACCGACGTTTAACCCGACTAACCAGAACAACTTGTTGAAGAGAAGCTGTTAGCGACCACTGCAGACCAGCCAAAACCAGTTCAGGCTCAGACATCTGTGCGTCCGGCGTGGTGTCGAGCAGCATTAACAGATTTGATTGTCTGTGGTTTACATGTAAACTGTCGCCGAATCAAAGCTGATTTGCTGTGTGCCTTTTTACGAATAAATAAAGATGAAGTAACGATGTTGGTGTTGTCATGAAACATGAACAAAGACCATTTATACGCTGAGAGGTTTAATCTGAGTATCATGTCTGAGTACGGAGTGAGAGCAGgtgtttagcttagcatgaagagtgaaaacaggggcaaacagctagcctagctctgtccagatgttttgtgttaatgaggTGTTGGtagatgtgtgtctgtatttgtttcctgtctttagGCTGAAGTTTCTTTCTCCTAGAAATTATGTATATGTGCAACTAATTTGCATTCACAATTAAGTAATTGAGTTACGGGTGGGAGGTCGGGTGGATGGGAGCTGCTACGTGCAGGACCGTGGCACCAGACTCCGGGTTCACGTCCACACTGTGGtcaggtttaggcaacaaaagcacttggGCTCAGGTTCGGGATGATCCTGATTGCTGCTGACTTTGAAGTGCCTGAACAGAACCATGAGGAAGTAGAATGAGGCTGCACTCACGGTGAGTGGACGGTGCTTTGCATCATCGCATCAATATGTCGTCGGTAAACATCCGCTCAGAATCAACATTTTGTACATTAAcgaacaaaacaaacacctcTAGTTCTTTACTTCTGAGGTCTCTTTGCATCCCAACAGCAATCAATAAAGCAAGTGCTCTGGAAAAGAAAACTGTTATCTCTGGCTGTTACAGGCTGTAATGAACccatccaatcatttcatttgacCTGCATACTTTCCTACCTGCACTGCCTGTGAGCTCGCTGTGCATAACCGAAATCTTCCACCAAGCAAAGcagatattttattttcctAAAGCTATCGCACAAGAATCCAGCTGCACCTCCACCTCCGGCagctcagcagaggaagaagaggcagacagacgcAGAAAAGGTCAAACCGGAGTGAACGTCGCTTTGGCTTTGCGACGACGGCGAGTTGGAGGGCCTGAAAAGTGACGCCATGGGAGCTGCGCTGGACGGGCCATCGTCTGGTTTGTCTGGTTTTGCCATGCTTGTAGTTTCTCATGATGTTAATATGATGATGTCATCCCCAGCGCTCTCTCGTGGACCCGACCTCGAGCAGCGATCAGGAGGTGTGGGGAGACGTGATGGGATACTTTTCGCTTGGATACCTTTAAAATGTAGCTGCTGTCGACTAACCAGACTGCTCTCCCAAGTTAGGAAAGAATTACAGaatcaaacagcacacacacacacacacacacacacacacacacacacacacacacacaggcacacacacacacacacaggcttgctAATCCACTCCTTCTTTGCCTTCATCTTGCAGTTGATTTACACACTAAAATCACTGCTGCACCCGTTAAATCCTCCCAGAGAAGAAAACGGCGTCATTTCCAGCTGAATGGAGGATTAAAGGCTGACAGGCCTGGGAACGGCTCCGCGGGCCGTAAATCCGCCCCGGTCAGCCGACACGGTTCTCACGCCGGGACGCCGCTTTGAAGTGACCGGCGGTAAATTGGGTGACATGAGCCGGTCAGCACTTTACatccagaaacacagagaagccAGACGGGTCAGACACGAGGAGGACAGAAAGCGCGCGAGGAGACGCTGAAGCCAGAAGACGTCCACTGGCTGTTCGATACCAGAGGACAtgaattctgtgttttcctgctctggAAACACCCTTTACACTGCCTCTAACACAGAGGCCTCATCGTGTCTGAGTTTTATTCTAGTACTGtagtacacactgtacacagtatGTACTGCAGTAATGTTTCTCGtagtgtttttgctgtttgtatACAATAAGGCAGCGCTCTTTAGCGTTTAAtgctaacaggaagtgatgggATACTGCTGTTAATTAAGCTATACACACAGGAAGCTAAATGTTTTACTtagattttaatgtttttatttcatatcaTCTGCAGACCTTTTGCAGCATAATTCATGTCTGGATCTGGGACAGTTTATCTCCGGGTTATCAGAAATACACAGTTGTGCTTTGGTTGTTACTGTttttgaacctttttttttttttcttctgttgctgaGTATTTGTGACAATTTTTCTCAGTCAGTTGACTTGTGGTCATTTGATTACATTGaattttccaaaataaagttgtgtttaatcaaaataccacaaagtaacacacagaaaacctgcagcaggCAGTAATCCAGCAGCCTTGAGGAGTACTGGTTGGCGTATAATAGTTTTTACAGGTGTTGTGTGCACTCTGTGAACATGGAGGCTTCAGGGCAACATCTTAGTTTGTCCAGTGATTTATCATCTTTAACTATTTCAGAGTCAAAGAAACAGCGAGCgctttctgtttcctgtttttttattttcttatttttcaggAAAGGGGGAACAGCAGAGCAACAGaacaagaaaaggaaatgtgtgactgtgtgtgagtgtcaaaGGTTAGTCATGTAAACAAAGTGGTCTTCTGTCCTGAATGTGTCCCCGCGGGGCTCTGCTTTAAGGAGACATTAAGGAGACCATGTGGTTCGGACTTAAAATCTCAATCCAGTAGCCGTCAGGATCCTGAATGAAGGCCAGATCCTTCATTTTACCTGTGAGGAAACATGACGGTGAACTTCTTAGAAGAACACTGCACTAATTCAGAGGTGGGTCGGAGCGCCACCTCCTGGCTGACACTGATACCAACCATGTGGAGACATTTCTTTAAAATCTCACTATAAGACACTGAAGACTTGTTCAAACGTTTGCTCTTCAGTAATCTAATGATTGTTAATAGAAGAGTAcaacagtcacaggggacactttactgcaccgagtacttttactttcaatactttaaatacattttccagaTTATACTTAgatacttttactcaagtaacattttcaatgcaggacagAGTACTTTTGGAGTGgtatttttacttcagtaaatgatCGGAATACTTCTGCTGCACTGTGAGTACATGTTGTAAAACttgttcttgtgttttatttaactttatttaatatttgtgagccagtttttatcttttttaaacAGGATTTTCTTAACATGCAGAGGGACAACAGCGAGTGACGTCTCAGAACTCACCTGCGTCTGGTTTCTTGACAAACTTCACTTGTTGCGCTTCAAATAATTTGCAAGCAGCGTGAAGATCAGGAACAGCAATACCAATATGACCTGCGATGACATGgtgggtcacacacacacacacacacacacacacacacacacacacacacacacacacacacacacgtaaagaACACAAACGAAGCTGCTTCCTGCTTCACCTCTTCTCTCAGCTCATCTTGAACAGAAACACTCGACTTAAAATCAGTTCATCACAGTGAAAAGTCACAATGAAATCAACGTGAACTCAGTCAAAGTTCTCACCAAATCCTCGCGGCTGGCTGTTCCCGTTGTGGTAGGACAGACTTTCATCTGACTCTGAGCCCCAgttactgacacacacacagagaaatgacgTTCATGAAAACACAGGCGCTGGTGGTCGTCCTGCAGATGAAACGCTTCTTCAGGTCATCGTACGTACTGAGTGAGCTCTATGGTGGCCCGGCGGGAGAAGGTCCACGCCGTCCTCTCTTTGATGTCGGCCGGGATGTCCGACTTCTCCTCGTAACCCAGGAAGTAGAGGGTGAAACGCATCGAAGGGAAGTCGATTTTCTGGAGCAAGCTGGAAACCCGAGAGCAGGCCGGCGGTTAACAGTTTGAAGAGAGTTTGAATCAGATTCGCTCGGACAGGTTCAGCATCACACTCACGTCATGCCCAGGATCCGAGTGTAGAAGTCCAAGGACTTCGCCGGATCTTTGACCCTCAGCATCGTCTGCTGCATCATGTAGTCCTGCAAACGGCAAGAAGAGCTCTTTAAGAAAAGGCTGTTTGAGGGAAGAAACCAACGCATTTTCATCACcggctctgcagctctgagcagcGTTTCAGCCTCTTTCAGCACAGTTTCTGTCTGATTCAGCCTCAgcaagacaacaaaacaacctTCACTACAGCTACTCTTAAACTCCACTTTCTTCAGATTATCAATACAAAACATATCAACTAACAGATTCTGATGTGTTTCTGCAATTCGTTCTACACTGCAGTATTTAAAGTACTTTTAAAGTCACTGTCCTGAAagg
This window encodes:
- the LOC139347567 gene encoding lactoylglutathione lyase-like, encoding MSAMEARGGLSNDAVSAACKEGDPITKDYMMQQTMLRVKDPAKSLDFYTRILGMTLLQKIDFPSMRFTLYFLGYEEKSDIPADIKERTAWTFSRRATIELTHNWGSESDESLSYHNGNSQPRGFGHIGIAVPDLHAACKLFEAQQVKFVKKPDAGKMKDLAFIQDPDGYWIEILSPNHMVSLMSP
- the hey2 gene encoding hairy/enhancer-of-split related with YRPW motif protein 2, which produces MKRPCEDSSSAESDVEETIDVGSESVYPGHVKASYIRCGSPTTTTQVMARKKRRGIIEKRRRDRINNSLSELRRLVPTAFEKQGSAKLEKAEILQMTVDHLKLLQATGGKGYFDAHALALDFLSLGFRECVTEVSRYLSAVEGLDSGDPLRSRLLSHLTSCASQRDAAALTLTSHSPHHQHHHQQPHPLPHPFHPHHWAAAAAAVATAAAFRPLPYGLSGLSVSEAGGGGAPQRLVELSQRSSASSFSSYADSTTSSSPSSSSSSSSSSSLMLPCGPAPLSTSLLSFSASFPITLHGGFPIVPPSSFISTTTTTSPPISSSSSSSSSSHTPHSSSSKPYRPWGTEVGAF